The following are from one region of the Ischnura elegans chromosome X, ioIscEleg1.1, whole genome shotgun sequence genome:
- the LOC124171799 gene encoding transcription factor Adf-1-like, with amino-acid sequence MACSTTKLNFSSEEDEKLTEKVRDHPALYDLHHPLYRDIRVKDNIWKEIAEYVRRPVTDCKKRWKNIKDTYDRRKRARSPTGSVAAPDMKRKKWQLKEKLSFLQSTEAPRKTISNEKDTADVEITSEREVSEPQPECEQIEGICVSGESGSSVNSADRVNVGGANKVKKSAKDNFLMHLKERDHERKTIIESLLAEEEDEVDLFFLKYC; translated from the exons ATGGCGTGCAGCaccacaaaattgaatttttcatcgGAAGAAGACGAAAAGTTGACTGAAAAGGTGAGAGACCATCCAGCACTGTATGATTTGCACCATCCACTATACCGGGACATACGTGTGAAAGACAATATTTGGAAAGAGATCGCAGAATATGTAAGAAGACCAG TGACAGATTGTAAAAAACGATGGAAAAACATTAAAGACACTTATGACAGGAGAAAAAGAGCAAGGTCACCGACAGGCTCAGTGGCTGCTCccgatatgaaaagaaaaaagtggCAGCTAAAAGAAAAGTTATCTTTCTTACAATCAACGGAGGCCCCCAGAAAGACCATATCCAATGAAAAGGATACGGCTGATGTAGAAATCACATCCGAGAGGGAAGTAAGTGAACCCCAACCTGAATGTGAGCAGATCGAAGGAATATGCGTAAGTGGGGAATCTGGTTCCTCGGTGAACTCGGCAGACAGAGTGAATGTTGGTGGAgccaataaagtgaaaaaaagtgCTAAGGATAACTTTTTAATGCACCTAAAAGAAAGGGACCATGAACGCAAAACTATCATAGAAAGTTTATTAGCGGAAGAAGAGGATGAAgtggacttattttttttaaagtattgctAA